One Ilumatobacter fluminis genomic window, CACCGTCGTCGTCATCGCCGCCAACGCCGTCGGCGCCACCATGGCGATCCCGCAGGCCCGCAAAGTGCTGCGAAGCCGCCGGGTCGACGGGGTTTCCCCGGTCTGGGCTGCCGTGTCGGCAGCAGTCAACGCTGCATGGGTCCCGTACGGAGTCGCGATCGGCGATCTGGGGATCCTGCCGGTGAGCATCGTCTCGGTGATGGCGTATCTGACGATTGCCGTTGGCATCTGCCGCTACGGCGACACCCCGGTCGTCGACGTCGTGGCCCGCATGGTGGTGAGCGCGGTCGGCATCCTGATCCTCCCCGCCGCCGTGCTCGTGTCGCAGGGCTGGGTCGCAGCGGGCGTCGCGCTCGGTCTGCTGTACGGCGTGCAGCTGACGCCGGCCGTCGTGGCCGTCTACCGCACCGCCGACGTGAGCGGCGTGTCGGTGGCGACCTGGGTGATCGCCTTCACCGAAGCGGCGCTCTGGGGTGTGTACGGCTTCGGGCGTGCCGACGCCGGCCTGTTGAGCCTGGCGGCCAGCGGCATGTTCATGGCGTCGCTCGTGCTCGCCCGGCTGATGGTGCGGCGTCCGCGCCGCGACCGCTCGACCGACGTCATGCCGGCCGGGCTCGGCCTCTCCCCCGCCTAGACCATCCGGGAAACCGCATCGGCCACCTGGCGCTGCGGCAGATAGCCTCGCTCGCCGTGACTCGCGTGCTCTCCTGTATCCAACCGACCGGCGTCGTCCACCTGGGCAACTACCTGGGGGCGCTGCGCAACTGGGTACGCGACCAGCACGACAAGGACGTGTTCCACGGCATCGTCGACCTCCACGCCCTGACGATCGCCGAGGAGCCCGGCGTCGTCGGAGACGCGACCCTCGAACTGGCGGCGATCCTGTTCGCCATCGGCCTCGATCCCGACGCCGCGACCGTGTTCGTCCAGAGCCACGTCCCGGAGCACTCCCAGCTCGCGTGGGTGATGGAGTGCACCGTGTCGTTCGGCGAGCTCTCGCGCATGACGCAGTTCAAGGACAAGTCGACCAAGCGCGAAGGCAAGTTCATCTCGGCCGGGCTGTTCACGTATCCCGCGCTCCAGGCTGCCGACATCCTGCTCTACGACACGAACGAGGTGCCCGTCGGCGACGACCAGCGCCAACACATCGAGATCACCCGCGACATCGCCATGCGCTTCAACCATCGCTTCGGTGACACGTTCGTGATCCCCGACGCCGTGGTGCCCGCCGCCGGCGCTCGGGTGATGGACCTGCAGGACCCGACGTCGAAGATGTCGAAGTCGGCCAGCACCGATGCCGGCTGCGTCATGATGCTCGACGACCCGAAGTCGATCATGAAGAAGTTCAAGCGCGCCGTCACCGACTCCGACAGCGAGGTCCGCTACGACGTGGCCGAGAAGCCCGGAGTCTCGAGCCTGCTCGACATCCTGGCCGCGGCGACCGGCCGCACGCCGCAGCAGGCTGCCGAGGGCTACACCCAGTACGGCCCGCTCAAGGTCGACACCGGCGAGGCGGTCGTCGCACTGCTCGAGCCGATCCAGGAACGCTACCGCGAGCTGATCGCCGACAAGGGCGAACTCGCCCGACTCCTTTCGATCGGCTCCGAGAAGGCCCGGACGGTGTCGTCGGCCACGCTGAACCGCGTGTACGACAACATCGGTCTCGTGCGGCCGTAAGCCACGACCCGTGACCGAGACGAGCGACGCGGACGAGTCGCGTAAGGCGCTCAACCGCCGCATCGTCTCGCTCGCCATCCCGGCGCTCGGGTCGCTCGCGGTCGAACCGGTCTACGTCCTCGTCGACACCGCCATCGTCGGCCGCCTCGGGACCGAACAGCTCGCCGGCCTGGCCATCGCCGCAACGGTCCTGTCGTTCGTGTTCGCCGGGGCCAACTTCCTGACGTACGGCACCACCGAACGGGTCGCACGGCGGCTCGGCGCCGGTGACACCACGGGCGCCGGCAACGTCGGCGTGCAGGCGCTCTGGTTGGGCGTGCTGTGCGGTGTCCCGCTCGCCGTCGTGCTCGCCGTGTTCGCCGAACCGGTCGCCCGCCTCCTCGGCGCCGGCGACGACGTGCTCGAGCACGCCACCACGTACCTCTCGTGGAGCGCGATCGGGGTGCCGTTCTTCCTCGTCACCCTGGCGGCGCAAGGCGTCTTTCGCGGCGAGTCCGACTACATCACGCCGCTCTGGATCCTGCTCGGAGCGAACGTCGCGAACCTCGTGATCGAGCTGGTGCTCGTGTTCGGACTCGACATGGGCGTCGCCGGATCGGCCCTGTCGACCGTGATCGCCCAGGTGAGCGCCGCGCTGGTGTTCCTCTGGATCCTGCGCCCGCGGATGAGGGCGGCGGCGGTGCGCCGCCCCAGCCGGAGCGGCATGGCGCCGCTGATGTCGGCCGGCAAGCACCTCCTGCTGCGCGTCGGTTCGATGCTGGCGGTATTCGCGGGAGCGACGACGATCGCTGCGCGGATCGACGACGAGACCCTCGCCGCGCACCAGATCGTGAACAGCATGTTCATCTTCCTGGCGCTCGTCCTCGATGCGTTCGCGGTGCCGGCCCACACCCTCGTCGCCGAGGAAGAGGGACGTGGCGACCTGGCCGGAGCTCGTTTCGTGGCCCGACGCTCGGTGACGCTGTCGATGATCGTCGGGGTCGGCCTCGGCGTCCTGATCGCCGCACTGTCGCCGCTGATCCCTCGAGTGTTCAGCGACGATGCCGACGTGACGAGCACGGCGACCGTCGGCCTGCTGTGGCTGGCGGTGATGATGATCCCGGGCGCCGTTGCGTTCGCCCACGACGGGATCCTCATCGGAGCCGGCGACTACCGGTTCCTCGGCCTCGCAGCACTCGGCTACCTGGTCGCGGTCACGCCCATCGCCGTGTTCACCCTGCTGACACCGTCACTCGGGATCAGCGGCATCTGGGGCGGCCTCCTGGTCTGGATGATCCTGCGAGCCGTCGTCAACGACCGCCGCACCCGACACGTCCTCGCCTCCCCCGCCTGAGTCAGGCGTGGTCGCAGGCGTGGAGGGTCTCGAAGGCCGGGCCACGTTCGGCGATCAGGTCGACGGTGGCGGCGTCGCTGCCGGCGGCCTCGGCGAGTTCTGAGCCGATCCGCTCGTGGTCCTGGTAGCAACGGAACCGCTCGGTGCGGCCGCCGACGATCGACGCCGCCACGCGACCCCACGTGCCGAGTCCGCACTGGATCTTGCCGACATCGTGCAGCAACGCCCCGGCGATCTCGGCGCGTGTCGCCTCCGGCCGGGCGGCGACGAACCGGCGCGCCACGGTGGCCGAGTGTCGGCGATCCTGGTTCGACATGCGGTGCCAGAGCTGCTGCTCGCCCGGGAGCAGCTGGGTCAGCGCCCACGCCTCCTCATCCGGCTCGGGCGGTTTCGACGACAACGACCCGAAGAACCGCATCGCCAGGTGGTGCGGGTGGGTGAGGAGATGGATTGGCTTGCTCATGCCGAGCTCCGAGCCGTCGCCCGAGGGTGGGCCGACCGGTACACGTCCCACAAGCGCTCCTGGCTGACCCGGGTGTACACCTGGGTCGTGGAGATCGAGGCGTGTCCGAGCATCTCCTGCACGATACGCAGATCGGCGCCGTGGTCGAGCAGGTGCGTCGCACACGAGTGCCGCAACACGTGGGGCGACAGTTCGGCGGTGATCCCGGCCCGCTGGCCGTACTTCTTGATGATCAGCCACACGCCCTGTCGGCTCAGTCGCCCGCCGCGTTGGTTGAGGAAGACGGCCTCGGCGTCTCCGCGCCGCTTCCACTGCGCCGGCACCAGCGCGGCGCGGCCGGAGGGCGAGAACCAGTCGTCGAGCGCTCGTCCCGCAGCACGGCCGAACGGGACGAGCCGTTCCTTGCTGCCCTTGCCGTAGAGGCGAACCATTCGATGATCGAAGTCGACGTCTCCGACCGACAAGCCGACCATCTCCGCGACTCGTGCACCGGTCGCGTACATCAGCTCGAGCAACGCACGATCACGCCGTGCCAACGGGTCGTTCCCGAGCACGGCGTCGAGCAGGCTCGTCACCTCGGCCTCGGTGAGTGGTTTCGGGATACCCGACGGCGTCCGCACCCCGTCGAGGCGGCCGGTCGGGTCGTCGGGACGGTACCGCTCGGTCACCATGAAGCGATGGAACGATCGGATGGCGGCCAACCGGCGAGCGGTCGTCGACGCCGCCGCTCCGGAGTCGCGCTGGGCAGCGACCCAGTCGACGAGGTCGTCGTGCGCGACGGCGTTCACGTCGGTGCCCCGATCGCGTAGCCATGCCTCGTACTGGGTCAGGTCCCGCCGGTACGCGGCGACGGTGTTCCGGGCGCGTCCACGTTCGGCCGACAGCCACACGAGGAACTCCTCGGCCTCGAGCGACAGGTCGAGCGGCGCGTCGTCGAGGGGCACGTCAGCCCTGTGCGGTGAGACGGCGGTGCGCCGTCAGCAGGCCGCACACGCTCTTGGCGTCGGCGATCTCGCCCCGGTCGATCATCGCGAGCGCGTCGTCGAGTGGCACGTGGAGCAGCTCCATCGACTCCTCTTCGGGCCCGTGGCGGTCGTGGGCGACCGGTTCGCAGCCGGTCGCCATGTAGATCGCACACACCGAGTCGGTCATGCCCGGCGAGGGATACATGTCGATCAGGTGGACCATCTCGGTGGCGCGCAGGCCGGCTTCCTCGATGAGTTCGCGGCGTCCGGTCTCCTCGGCGGGCTCGCCCTCGACGTCGCGCATCCCGGCGGGGATCTCGATGATCGCCCGCTCGTACGGCGGGCGGTACTGACGCACGAGCACCACCGACGGCTGACCTTCCGGGTCGAAGATGATCGGCACGACCCCGACCGCGCCCGGGGACCGGACGATGTCGCGTTCGAACGTCGAGCCGTCGGGTGCCTCGAACTCGGCGACGACGACGTGCCAGACGTACCCCTGGTGGACTGGCCGGTCGCCGACGTGCCGAAAGCCGTGGTCGCTCATGGGTTCATGGTGGCAGACGCCGTTACGGCGTCGCTGTCAATCGACGGTCACTCGGCGGTCGTGTCGGCGGTCGACGACGGTTCGCTGACCTCGTCGAGCATGCGGCGCAGCCCGGGCGGCGTGGCGTCGCGCCGAGCGAGCGCCGCCGAGATCAGCCCGCTGAAGAGCGGGTGGGCCCGGTCGGGACGGCTCTTGAACTCGGGGTGACCCTGGGTCGCGACCCAGAAGGGGTGATCGGACAGCTCGACGAACTCGACGAGTCGGCGATCGGGCGACAAGCCACTGCAGCGCAGGCCCGACCGCTCGAACCGCGGCTTCCAGTTGGCGTTGAGCTCCCACCGGTGACGGTGGCGTTCGCTGACGACGGGTTCGCCGTAGAGGGCGTGGACCTTGCTGTCGGGTTCGAGGATCGCGTAGAAGGCGCCGAGGCGCTGGGTGCCGCCCTTGTCGCTGACGTCGCGCTGGTCGTGCATCAGGTCGATCACGGCGTACTGGGTGGTCGGGTCCATCTCGGTCGAGTTGGCGTCGACCAGGCCCATCACGTTGCGGGCGAAATCGATCGTCATCGCCTGCAAGCCGAGGCAGATGCCGAGGCACGGGATGTCGTGTTCACGGGCGAAGCCGGCCGCCGCGATCTTGCCCTCGAAGCCGCGCGAGCCGAACCCACCGGGGATGATGATGCCGTCGAGGTCGGCGAGCCGACCGGAGGCGAGCAGGCCCTCGACGTCTTCGGCCTGGATCCAGTCGATCTCGACCTTGGCCTCGTGATGGAAGCCGGCGTGCTTGAGCGCCTCGACGACCGACAGGTACGCGTCGGGCAGCTCGATGTACTTGCCGATCAGGCCGATCTTGACGGGTGCGGTCGATTCCTCGACGCGGGTGACGAGGCGCTGCCACGACGACAGATCGATGTCGCTCGTCTCCATCCGGAGCACTTCGAGCGCCACCGTGTCGAGACCCTCGTCGTGCAGGATCAGGGGCAGCTCGTAGATGTTGCGGGCGTCGGCGGCGTTGATCACCGCGTTGTCGGGGACGTCGCAGAGGTTCGAGATCTTGTCCTTGAGCCCGACCTCGACCGGCGCTTCGCTGCGGCACACGATGATGTCGGGCTGGATGCCGCGGCTGCGCAGCTCGGTCACCGAGTGCTGCGTCGGCTTCGTCTTCTGTTCGGCGGACGGGCCGATGAACGGCACCAGCGTCACGTGGATGTAGCAGACGTTGTCGCGCCCGGCGTCCTTGCGGTACTGGCGGATCGCCTCCAGGAACGGGAGGATCTCGATGTCGCCGACGGTGCCGCCGACCTCGGTGATGACGACGTCGGTGTCGTCGGTCGCCACCTGGTGGATGCGCCGCTTGATCTCGTCGGTGATGTGCGGGATCACCTGGACCGTCTTGCCGAGGTAGTCGCCACGCCGCTCGGCGGCCAGGACCGACTGGTAGATCGAGCCGGTCGTCGCGTTCGACGCCCGGGTGAGGTTCTCGTCGATGAAGCGCTCGTAGTGGCCGAGGTCGAGATCGGTCTCGCCGCCGTCGTCGGTGACGAACACCTCACCGTGCTCGTACGGGTTCATCGTGCCGGGGTCGACGTTGATGTACGGGTCGAGCTTCTGCATCACGACCTTCAACCCACGCGCCTTCAACAGGCGGCCGAGGGAGCTCGCGGTCAGACCCTTGCCGAGTGAGCTGGCAACCCCTCCGGTCACGAAAATGTGCTTCGGCATGTGGGGAAACCTCCGTCAGACTGGCTCGCATCGAACGATCGCACGACGGGAGATCACCATATCTCGCCGAACGGCACCGAGGCGCGGATCAGCGTCGGGTTCGCGTTGATTTTCCGTCACGGCCGGCCGCGACCTCGCCGATCAGCTCCCCCGCCGCCTGGCGCGCCGCATCGGTCACCTCGCCGCTGAGCATGCGGGCGATCTCGTCGACACGGGCAGCGTCGGTGATCGGGGTGACGTCGGTGTACGTCGACTCGTCGCGGACCGACTTGCGCACCACGAACTGGTGGGCGGCTCGCCCTGCGACCTGCGCGAGGTGGGTCACGACGAGGACCTGGTGCCGTTGCGACAGGTCGGCCAGCGCCCGCCCCACGGCGTTCGCAGCGCTGCCGCCGATGCCGGCATCGACCTCGTCGAACACGAGCGTGCCGACCGAGTCGTCGTCGCCTGCACCGGTGAGCACGAGTCGGAGGGCCAGCATCGTTCGGGCCAGCTCACCGCCCGACGCGACACGTTGCAGCGGGAGCAACGGTGAGCCCGGGTTCGCCGAGAACAGGAACCGCACACCGTCTCCGGCCAGGTCGGCGTCGTCGTCGCTGTCGTCGCCGACCTCGACCGCCACGGCGGCGTCGGGTAGCGCGAGCGAGCGAAGACGTTCCTCGACCGC contains:
- the trpS gene encoding tryptophan--tRNA ligase, with the translated sequence MTRVLSCIQPTGVVHLGNYLGALRNWVRDQHDKDVFHGIVDLHALTIAEEPGVVGDATLELAAILFAIGLDPDAATVFVQSHVPEHSQLAWVMECTVSFGELSRMTQFKDKSTKREGKFISAGLFTYPALQAADILLYDTNEVPVGDDQRQHIEITRDIAMRFNHRFGDTFVIPDAVVPAAGARVMDLQDPTSKMSKSASTDAGCVMMLDDPKSIMKKFKRAVTDSDSEVRYDVAEKPGVSSLLDILAAATGRTPQQAAEGYTQYGPLKVDTGEAVVALLEPIQERYRELIADKGELARLLSIGSEKARTVSSATLNRVYDNIGLVRP
- a CDS encoding MATE family efflux transporter; its protein translation is MTETSDADESRKALNRRIVSLAIPALGSLAVEPVYVLVDTAIVGRLGTEQLAGLAIAATVLSFVFAGANFLTYGTTERVARRLGAGDTTGAGNVGVQALWLGVLCGVPLAVVLAVFAEPVARLLGAGDDVLEHATTYLSWSAIGVPFFLVTLAAQGVFRGESDYITPLWILLGANVANLVIELVLVFGLDMGVAGSALSTVIAQVSAALVFLWILRPRMRAAAVRRPSRSGMAPLMSAGKHLLLRVGSMLAVFAGATTIAARIDDETLAAHQIVNSMFIFLALVLDAFAVPAHTLVAEEEGRGDLAGARFVARRSVTLSMIVGVGLGVLIAALSPLIPRVFSDDADVTSTATVGLLWLAVMMIPGAVAFAHDGILIGAGDYRFLGLAALGYLVAVTPIAVFTLLTPSLGISGIWGGLLVWMILRAVVNDRRTRHVLASPA
- the xerD gene encoding site-specific tyrosine recombinase XerD; protein product: MPLDDAPLDLSLEAEEFLVWLSAERGRARNTVAAYRRDLTQYEAWLRDRGTDVNAVAHDDLVDWVAAQRDSGAAASTTARRLAAIRSFHRFMVTERYRPDDPTGRLDGVRTPSGIPKPLTEAEVTSLLDAVLGNDPLARRDRALLELMYATGARVAEMVGLSVGDVDFDHRMVRLYGKGSKERLVPFGRAAGRALDDWFSPSGRAALVPAQWKRRGDAEAVFLNQRGGRLSRQGVWLIIKKYGQRAGITAELSPHVLRHSCATHLLDHGADLRIVQEMLGHASISTTQVYTRVSQERLWDVYRSAHPRATARSSA
- a CDS encoding NUDIX hydrolase; translation: MSDHGFRHVGDRPVHQGYVWHVVVAEFEAPDGSTFERDIVRSPGAVGVVPIIFDPEGQPSVVLVRQYRPPYERAIIEIPAGMRDVEGEPAEETGRRELIEEAGLRATEMVHLIDMYPSPGMTDSVCAIYMATGCEPVAHDRHGPEEESMELLHVPLDDALAMIDRGEIADAKSVCGLLTAHRRLTAQG
- a CDS encoding CTP synthase, with the translated sequence MPKHIFVTGGVASSLGKGLTASSLGRLLKARGLKVVMQKLDPYINVDPGTMNPYEHGEVFVTDDGGETDLDLGHYERFIDENLTRASNATTGSIYQSVLAAERRGDYLGKTVQVIPHITDEIKRRIHQVATDDTDVVITEVGGTVGDIEILPFLEAIRQYRKDAGRDNVCYIHVTLVPFIGPSAEQKTKPTQHSVTELRSRGIQPDIIVCRSEAPVEVGLKDKISNLCDVPDNAVINAADARNIYELPLILHDEGLDTVALEVLRMETSDIDLSSWQRLVTRVEESTAPVKIGLIGKYIELPDAYLSVVEALKHAGFHHEAKVEIDWIQAEDVEGLLASGRLADLDGIIIPGGFGSRGFEGKIAAAGFAREHDIPCLGICLGLQAMTIDFARNVMGLVDANSTEMDPTTQYAVIDLMHDQRDVSDKGGTQRLGAFYAILEPDSKVHALYGEPVVSERHRHRWELNANWKPRFERSGLRCSGLSPDRRLVEFVELSDHPFWVATQGHPEFKSRPDRAHPLFSGLISAALARRDATPPGLRRMLDEVSEPSSTADTTAE